Part of the Mya arenaria isolate MELC-2E11 chromosome 8, ASM2691426v1 genome, agtcagtcagtcagtgagtcctGGGAGCATGATGTTTCTGGTTATtgcagtcagtcagtcagtcctGGGAGCATGATGTTTCTGGTTATtgcagtcagtcagtcagtcctGGGAGCATGATGTTTCTGGTTATtgcagtcagtcagtgagtcctGGGAGCATGATGTTTCTGGTTATtgcagtcagtcagtcagtcagtcctGGGAGCATGATGTTTCTGGTTATtgcagtcagtcagtcagtcctGGGAGCATGATGTTTCTGGTTATtgcagtcagtcagtcagtaagTCCTGGGAGCATGATGTTTCTGGTTATtgcagtcagtcagtcagtgagtcctGGGAGCATGATTTTTCTGGTTATtgcagtcagtcagtgagtcctGGGAGCATGATGTTTCTGGTTATTGCAGTCAGTCAGTCGATCAGTGAGTCAGTTTCTGGTTATtgcagtcagtcagtcagtgagtcctGGGAGCATGATATTTCTGGTTATTGCAGTCAGTGAGTGAGTCCAGAGAGCATGTTGTTTCTGGTTATtacagtcagtcagtcagtgagtcctGGGAGTATGATGTTTCTGGTTATTGCAGTTAGTCAGTTTGTTCTGAGATCAACATAACCATCATCTTCATGCCCTTTTTACTCATTCAAAGGTGACTGGGTCAAACAAGGGTATTGGTTACGCTATTGTTCGTGGATTGTGCAAGCAGTTTGATGGGGATGTTATTTTGACGGGTAAGCTTATCTAAACttgtgattataataataatggtaaCAATGATCATAATaacaatactaataataataataataataaatatatctgGAGACATCATGAGATTATATAACATGTCTTTAAAACATGGTAATATTCCATGCAAATTGCTGTATGAACAAAGCAAGCAACCTAGTCtacttttattactttattgTCCAAATTCCGGTGAGTATATTTAgcccccccacccccaacccCTAACCtacccccccacccccccacacacacacacacaccaggAGATTGGGGACAGATAACACAAAGTTATGttgtaattttttattttattcatatagtctCTGTTTTCAGTACCTGATCATTGTTCTtatataaaagttttaaattaattttactcATAGCTCGTAGTGAGAGTAATGGGCAGGCCGCTATCAAGCAACTTAATGGCGAGGGTCTTCAGCCAATATTCCACCAGCTGGACATCACAGACAAGGCTAGCATTGACAGCATTGGTCAATTCCTGAAGTCCACGTACGGGGGCCTTGATATACTGGTCAACAATGCAGGAATTGCCTTCAAGGTTTGATACAGTGTGTTGATTTTAGTTTCAGGTCTCTCAGGATAAATAGACCAACTTAGGTACAAGTCCTTATATGGTTGAGtgattctttaatatatatttgaaagagAAATGTCTCTAAGAGTTTTTCAActttgaatgaaaacaatgtgtGCATTTTATGACATAACTTTAACATGGTCCATATTATGGTGACATGATACATAATTTGTGAAGTCACAATGAAATTCCTTCATAGagatcaacatattttaaagcctaactatttataacatttaaacaccgAGTAATTAAAGATATCAGTGAACAGAAAAATTCCAATTTCTTGTAACAACTAGAGCTACCACTGGATGTAATAAATATCCCCAATACGTCACCTTCTTGTAATGAGGAGTATTACTGggagtgtttattttgctctTCTCCTCAATACAGTCAGCACTTTTCCTGAAAACAGTGTGCACTTCTCCTTAATACAGTTAGCACTTCTTCTCAACACAGTTAGCAGTTCTCCTCAACACAGCCAGCACTTTTCCTCAACACAGTCAGCACTTCTCCTTAACACAGTTAGCACTTCTTCTTAACACAGCCAGCACTTTTCCTCAACACAGCCAGCTCAACACAGGCAGCGCCTTTCCTCAACACAGCCAGCTCAACACAGTCAGCACTTCTCCTTAACACAGCCAGCTCAACACAGTCAGCACTTCTCCTTAACACAGTCAACAGCACTTCTCCTTAACACAGTCAGCACTTctccttaaaggcctagtttaaaccTTCTagaagtgacccccccccccccaaaaaaaaaaaaaaaaaaaaaaaaatatttgggtTGTAGTACACATCCTCTGTATATTGATCTTAATATACTTGCCTTGATCCTttttatcagatctccaatctgagtatcctgctgagCAGTTTTGAaggtttcattataatattggaccctaaatggccctaagccaataaaccaatatacaggaaattggctcctactgtgacaccagtgcaattagcagaagatgcacagcaggggactATTATGCCTAACATTCCTTAATCTTGGCCTTTAACACAGTTAGCAGTTCTTCTCGACTCAGTCAGCACTTCACCTCAACACAGTCAACACTTTTTCTGTTAGCGCTTCTCCTTAACACAGTCAGCACATCTCAGAAACTGGTGGTCCATAACAAGCTCTATacattaaaactttttaataagtttttttttatatattgatattttcttgacatttttattgacataaatTTGAGTAATACTCCTGTAAGCAGCCAAATATAGCACTTTTAGAGTACTTTAAAGACTTCACAATGTGTACATTTTACAATCTAATTTGCCCATTCCTTCCTCACAGGTGGCAGCCACAGAGCCATTTCCAGTTCAGGCTGAGGTTACCTTGGCAACCAACTTCTGGGGCACTCTCAACGCCTGTAATACACTCTTTCCTCTTCTCCGCCCACATGCAAGGTATGCATTCATCCACGTGTTATTTGATTCAaagtttatattgatttatttcagcTGGAGTATGCAAAAAGTTTTATTAGCTGACACAAATCACAGAGGGGCCTGTTACCAGTGGTACCCAAACACCCATATGATAAATCCAAGGTCAGCTTGGTGTTTTTGTTTGGTGTTAATCCTTTTATGTTTTCCTTTAAAAGAGATGAGTCTTGTTAAGGAaatgattataatgataatgatggttaaatattgttctttcttaaaatgaaatttaaacaagaaattttGCTATGGGAACTAAAAGACTTTGTTCATGTTACGCttaatatatgttgaaaaattgGGGCCGGTTGTATTTTTAGAGGGGCCAGTAGAATGTGACCCATGGTATAGCTCAAGCCCACGACCCCTTCGGTGAGAGACCCCTAACTGTAGCACCTGAGCACTATTATAAGTAAATGCCTCATTTCCTCCTAGGGTTGTGAATGTATCCAGTATGGCAAGTCAGTTTGCAGCCAAGAAATGCAGCAAGGAGCTACAGCAGAAATTCATGGCTCCAGGTCTAACAATGGCAAATCTGGAACAGCTTATGACAGAGTTTGTCAGGTGAGGTTTTTAAAATCGCTCATATTGCAGAGGAAAAATGCATAGCAATAGCGCTATTTAAGAGTACCACATAATAACCTTTATTGTCGATTAAAGCAATGACCTgcttttcaaatgcatttttaaaagtagAAAGTTAACCACAATGAAGAGCAAAAAGGTTAACTACCACCTTATTgattacatgttgttgtttttaacaatttattgtcGATGCAtacttttaatacaaattatgagttatgctcatgcatttttttttggttaaaaattatcaaagggcaataactcttaaaaTACCAAAGACAAAGTGATGGTTCCTATGCTCTGCACTCCTTCTCAATAAGATCTGTCTGTgaatgaagtttgaagtcacaACCGCAAAGACTTtgtgcacacacacacatcaacCATTACTACATCCCCTTTGCCTTTTGGCATAGGCTCACAAAGCAATGCTTTAAGGATAAATTGTTAAACAGTAACAGACCAGATCCTTCATTCTCAGAATTTAATTTTGACATAATCCTTTACTATATTTGTAACGTTTAGCTCCACAAAAGACGGCAGCTTCAAGCAGAAGGGATGGCCGGAGTCTGCGTACGGAGTAAGCAAGGTTGGAGTGACCTTGATGTCCTTTGTCCAGCAAAAACAGTTCAACTCTGAAAGCAGAGAGGACATCATTGTTAACGCTGTAAGTCAATGgaatattgtataaattattcaatgaaaggaattatatttgtaatttgcaTAGGTTCCTTTGATTTGTGATACATTTACTATCggtattttttgtttaaggtTAGGTAAGCTATGCATTAGAAATGacaatagaaaacaattatttgttaaaatgctaCCAGCCCAttacaatttatacaaatacacaACAATACAGTATTGGCTAGTGTCTAGTGTATGTGTGTAATATACTGAATCAGAAGGTTTTTCAAATATTCTCCTCAATTacagtaatatattttaaaaaaacaacagacaaggTAAAAATTCATTTACTTTTTGTCCGTTATCCCAACTGAGATATCCCAATTTCATGttataaaagaacattttgtctttttgaatttttttttactaattttgcTGTTCAAAATGGAGGTTGGATTGACAATGGGAAACTCACTATAAAAATCCAAACAAGAACTCAATCCAGAAATGTTGTTACCATATAAAACAAGATGAGCTCCATCACATTCTAGCTGATTTTGGAAATATGGATTTATAATACCAGTACCTTTGTTCTACAGTACGAGAAATGTACAAAAGTAGTTCTTTGCTAACACATAACGTCTTcacaaaatgttgaaacatttaaattaaaaattaatttaaaattgttcaaaggcAAGATAGTGAATGTagcatttcattttgaaaaactcaaatttaaatattccCCATTGAATGTTTGAGATTCTAGACAATTAtccattgtttatataaaaaataatagtaatgcACTAATGAATCCAAGATCTGAAGTTGAACTTCATTTTATACTGTACATGgttctttttttacaatatttgtaatatgattgcttgtttttaatatttcagtgtTGCCCAGGTTACGTGGATACAGACATGAGCAGCCACAAGGGAACAAAAACAATAGATCAAGGTACTCGCGTTATAAGTCTTTTGGCCGTTTCTGTTCTCCACATAGTTTGATTATCGACCTAGTTTGTCTCACGAAACTTtagttgaaaataaaatatttgtcttggaTCCCTGTAATGATTCCAACCATTTTAGTTTTATAACAAGATGAGAAATAATAATTCACTGCAGTTCTTGTTTCCGTTCACCAGGAGCAGACACACCCCTTTATCTGGCAATGCTGCCTCCCAATACAACCAGTCCAAAAGGAAACTTTGTCTCCGAGCGCAAAATTGGATCTTTAGTGTAAAGGTTTAATGTGAAAATTGTATATTTGCGTTATTAGAACATCAGTTTATATTCCTACAGCTTATTGTGGTATTTTGTTAGCatttttaaactcattttttgAACTGTAGGTTTTGGATGATAAAATAACTGAATTcagtttgttattatttttcatatatttaccaGTAACTGATTCATCAGAAACGTGATCATGAGTCAAGCAGGTACCAGTATACAAATGCATATGTATACAGTATTGTTTCTTATTGTTCAAAGAAACAAAAGTTACCATGAAACATGTGTGCATTAGATGTGTGATGCTATGGtaatatcatattaaaagtGACTTTGAAGTAGTACACTAAACCTGGACATGTAATTTTATAATCTTAAAGTAGTAAATAAAGCCCCAATTAAACATGTGTAGCTGTGAAATGCCCAGCAAAGGCCCAAGCATAACATTGCCCTTAACAATTTGATCTCAGTCATATCATATGCATCCTTCCAAGTTTCTTTATATTGCTGTCAAGTATTTAGAAAATCAGGAAAAAAAGTCCAACATTAAGTGAACTACCTTGCTTTACTAGTCTTGTATATAGGATACATTTCAAATAcagaaaacattataattttccatttaattcatcaattaaaacaattcacaTCTTACATTGTTTTGACTTTGTTTGGTCAAATTTCAACATGTAcatctctctctatatatataagttaaaatactaattataattatttaaaagcaaaatacaaaaaatgataccAACAGAGTGAGGTTGTGTTGTGGTATAGATGTCCTTTTCTAACCAAAGGGGTTGAAGGTTCTATCACCAACATGAGAAATGTCTGCTGCCACAAGAACAGGATTTACTCTCTGTAAGCTATCGGTTTTTGTgacattcattaaaaaatacaatttaaataaaattactgaCGATTACCACCTATGCAAAACAATACCATTACGGAACATATGACGCCATGCAacgttttatattaaaactaaatcaaattaaacattttgcaGCTAACTAACACTTTGCAATCATGACCAGCTTGGGgaaaatttgaatgaaatgtctCCTTTCTGAGGAACAAACTTCACTGACACAGTTATATGACAATTGTCATCCCCACTTTGTAAACAGTTTATTCTCCTCGAGTTATACAGCAGGTGAACGCCTTGTCTTGTGTAGTAGTCCCATGTGATCTTGTGCCCTGTTCTGATTGGTTCCCTGGGTCCTGTGGAGATCACATGACCATCTCCAAAGTCAAACTCCGCCCACAAAGCAACACCATTACACGGTTCTGACCTATAATAGTAGAGATAAAACTTTTCAACCACTGTAAATAGTTAATGAAGTGGCAGAACTTGATATAATGTCAATCAATGGTTAAACATAATATCCCATATCCAATCTTCATACATTAAGTTAGCACATATGAATAACTAAAACTGACTGGAAGGACTGACCCTGACAAGACACAATCTGGTACTTCAAAATTTACCTGATGAGCTTttcaaactataaaatatatcaataccaTTATACCggatgtttgttttcaaatcacCACTGATGGCAAGCCTACTTACAATcatgaaacaaaattgaaactgATGATGAGAAAAGTTGTTGTTGGACCTTAAATGCAATTGTTGGCAGGTTAGTGGCTTACAATGTATGATAGTGATGTCGAAAAAGAACGAAACCTGACCAATCATGTGACCTTAAACTGAAACCCAGCTTAATTggtcttgcatgtgacataCCCTTTCTCATGGTGAAGATTTGTGccaatttttatgaaattccctAATGCATTGCCAAGTTTCAGTCCCAACAAGCTAAAGTACTTCCAATGACCCTCGAGTATGATCTTGACTTACataggttttgcatgttaaaCATCGGCTTTTCATGGTGAAGatttgtgccaagttatttaGTAATCCTCAAATGCATGCAAAAATTACAGCACAAACGAGCCAAAATACAACAGAGTTTGACCAATGACCCTTGAATTTGACCTTGACATCTGACCTACAGACAATGGTCTTGAAcgtaaaaaagtgttatttgttagaaataatttcaaaaaccCCAATGCCAAAATCAGATGAACGAACACATGCACATATAACCAACCACCATTTCAACAATTATGGCAAGCAGGCTTGACAAAAAGCAGCAGTTACCTGAGTAAGCTTAATGCTACGGTTTCCTCGACATCTTGTGCATCAGCTAGTGCCCTTGTCATGTCCACATTCAAGAGCATCGCTCCAGGTCCGGAGGCTGTACATGGGTACTCCCATAGAGGATGGGGCTCTACCGTTTCATCTACTGACTCCGAGTTTAACTGGAATTTAAAgttgcacttttactcccagaTAACATTTaccattaataatatttaatattcctaaaaggataaataaatgtcgaaaacaatcatttttatgaaggataccgagtttaatttgagagaaattatcataaaacacggtttttctaccttatgggactTGAGTAGACcagagtaaatattttagcattcaccaatcatttaatatttctgctattgaatacacggttacaatcttgttaccagtaattaatattttccacaaatgcattatttaataagtagttaaaggtttatcagtcaaaattgatgtttgttataatgtttatgtattgattttgaataagagagtcactttaacagaataatatatgtattatcaATCCTTCATCTTGGTTTAGGGGATAGGACACCAACTTCCTAACCTGTGATCGCCTGGCCTTTTTTGTCATGATTCATGAGGCGTGCTGATATGCCACATAGAACAGTGATAACAATGCAAAGATTCTGTCCAGAAAGAATGATCACAGGAATGAGTCCACCCCTGAACACCATTTTGAAAAAGaactattcatatttaaaaatgccTATATTATATCACATGTTCATGAACCAATACTACCCAAGATGATAAGACCTTGACGCATGAAAATAACATTAGGTGTTTGTACACTTTGAGTTGATAATGTtaacaatgtaaaaataatttacctTATTTAGTATATACTCCCTTGAACTTACTCTCCAGGTGTATAACACACTACTAggtatattttttcattacatatataaatctGACTTTCATGGGTATTTTGAACAACTTTCATGCTAACCTGAATAATGTTATCAAACTGCTGCAAGTTGAAGCCCTCACAAATGCCCACATCAGCCCGGATTTTCCACAGGTGTTCATACTCTACAGGCACAGCATACAGGCGCATGTTTCCAGGCAAAATGGCCGCCCGTGGGGCCAGGTAGGGGTCTAGGGCCCGCGCCAGGTACCAGAAACAGATGTTGTCCCATGGTAGCTGGGCTGTCTGAAATATTGGCTCACCCAGCACCACGTCCACCTAAATACACACAATAAaattatcttatcttatcatATGATCAGTATTGAGGTTAAATTAAGTTTTCGTCTACAAAGTTATTAAAagttttacatacatatttaaataaaattttacaaaagtgaccaatcaaacaaatcataCTCATTAGTTTACATAATCATAATGATCATAGATTAAATAAGGGCTTTatctaaaacttatattttcttataatatcctccatatcaaatgtttatctgtaataaatgatttttatatattacataGATATTTCCacacattataaattattgtacTTTCAAAGTGGGATCTTGAACTTCTGACATGTTTTTTCATTTACACCTGTGGCATGTCCAGTAGAACCTCATTACCTATACATGTCACCTAGGTCACACAGGTCTGAGAAGGCTCGTGCAAACAGAtaaaagggacttgctcatgtaATTGagcatatattaacatttgttgaagggttccagccattagtatcatagttttaactcttataatgatttgccacactttattttgtgtCCCTTAAAGGATGCAATAACATCAGGCAAATATTTTATACGAGTATTAGTGAGCACTAAGGTACATATTATAAGTAAGGTGGAGAGATTTCCCAAACagatttttatacaaaactgCCAATTTCACATGTACAAATGGCGACAAATTCAAGCAGTATTTCGCACCTAAAATGTTCGCACATCTACCAGTTGTGTAATAATGCCAACCTTGTCAGTTATATCGGCCTCCGTCACATCCTCCACCTGCTTGTCTATAAGCGTGACCCGGTCCTGCAGGTTGTTGTGTGCGATGAAGTCCCGCATCACCCGGGCACACATTGGGTGCGTCTCCAAGGCGTAGACGAGCCCTGTCCCCTGGCCAGCAGCAACCATCAGGGGCAGGAGGCTCCCGTTACTTATACATAGAACATTGCTGTCTTGCTTGATGTTCTGAAGTTTGTAGCAATGCAATATTGTCAAGAACTCGCCCAAATTTTTTATTCATacgtaaaaaacaaaaaaacacaacatttaatcCATGCATTGTTACCTTTTTAATAATCTGTAGAAATGTTTGTCTTCGATCTGGATCGCTGAGCATTCCTAGTCTAGACCTGCTGTAGGTTATGTGTGCGCCACATGTACATATTGGTCTATCCTCCGGGCAGTTTctgcattatacattatttgtGGATATAAACAACTACATGTAGAGAAAGAAAGattctttcatatattttcatcaattcgaacttcatttatatacataaccatgtattttactttttgttacTTTCTTTCAACAACCACAACAATATAAAGTTTGCAGTtacttttcaaattcaaaagtTGGCAGCAATTCTGAATCATTATGACCCTTGACACTTACTCGACAGTTTCTCTCCCCTTGGCACTTTGAATTCTATGTCATTTCAATGATCTTCATGAATACTAgattgtttatacatgtatctgtaCTTACTCTTTGTCTTTGGCCACATCAAACCAGAGGCTGTATTCATCATGTTTACatatgaccttgaccatttCACCCCTTGCAACAGTTAGGTGTGTATACGGGTAGTAGATAGCCTGCATCCAATGGTCACGCCACTAAGAggacaatttcatttttcataaatgtatgtacatttaaTATGTGAATTATAAGCTAGGATGTGCATTTTATACCAAAGCTACGTAAACAACCCTATGACAAGATATCTTTTCTTTGACAACCAgtggtaaaaaaacaacacatgtattattataataattactAAAGTGCAGATTATCAAATGCCTATAGGTAATCATAACCTTGTTATTTTTGGCATTTGAGTACTATATAGCCATGAAAAGGCTTCATGCTAAAACCTAAAAGATAGAGGACAatggttttgttttagtttaagaTATGCAATACATTTTACTGAGTGAGCActaaaagtaatatttcacgagtggttTTGCCACAGGTGAACaacaacaattttctttttatttcatgctaatagttttacaa contains:
- the LOC128242423 gene encoding carbonyl reductase [NADPH] 1-like, whose translation is MSSSGRRVALVTGSNKGIGYAIVRGLCKQFDGDVILTARSESNGQAAIKQLNGEGLQPIFHQLDITDKASIDSIGQFLKSTYGGLDILVNNAGIAFKVAATEPFPVQAEVTLATNFWGTLNACNTLFPLLRPHARVVNVSSMASQFAAKKCSKELQQKFMAPGLTMANLEQLMTEFVSSTKDGSFKQKGWPESAYGVSKVGVTLMSFVQQKQFNSESREDIIVNACCPGYVDTDMSSHKGTKTIDQGADTPLYLAMLPPNTTSPKGNFVSERKIGSLV
- the LOC128242422 gene encoding protein arginine N-methyltransferase 7-like isoform X1 is translated as MLRVISYSKKMSTFVSQVNRITGKMEWCFRDDDYDFKQEIARSSYADMLHDTERNQLYYAGLKVAVAKKRAAGEPVRVLDIGTGTGLLSMMAASLGADSVHACEAFTPMADCAKKIIAENGFAAQIKVIPKRSTDLVIGEDLPERANILVTEVFDTELIGEGAIGTYTHALRELLVKDCIVVPSVGNMYIQLVSSKLVRRWNQLDDLDIDGKTTVTSPLAMKRCGGAPALHDLQLDQLPLEKFTRLTPPKRVFRFDFTGVTPLLEDETSIVTMEMEGSGPVDGIFMWWDLEMDPNAEIILSCAPNWAHPTPRNMQWRDHWMQAIYYPYTHLTVARGEMVKVICKHDEYSLWFDVAKDKENCPEDRPICTCGAHITYSRSRLGMLSDPDRRQTFLQIIKKNIKQDSNVLCISNGSLLPLMVAAGQGTGLVYALETHPMCARVMRDFIAHNNLQDRVTLIDKQVEDVTEADITDKVDVVLGEPIFQTAQLPWDNICFWYLARALDPYLAPRAAILPGNMRLYAVPVEYEHLWKIRADVGICEGFNLQQFDNIIQLNSESVDETVEPHPLWEYPCTASGPGAMLLNVDMTRALADAQDVEETVALSLLRSEPCNGVALWAEFDFGDGHVISTGPREPIRTGHKITWDYYTRQGVHLLYNSRRINCLQSGDDNCHITVSVKFVPQKGDISFKFSPSWS
- the LOC128242422 gene encoding protein arginine N-methyltransferase 7-like isoform X2 — translated: MEWCFRDDDYDFKQEIARSSYADMLHDTERNQLYYAGLKVAVAKKRAAGEPVRVLDIGTGTGLLSMMAASLGADSVHACEAFTPMADCAKKIIAENGFAAQIKVIPKRSTDLVIGEDLPERANILVTEVFDTELIGEGAIGTYTHALRELLVKDCIVVPSVGNMYIQLVSSKLVRRWNQLDDLDIDGKTTVTSPLAMKRCGGAPALHDLQLDQLPLEKFTRLTPPKRVFRFDFTGVTPLLEDETSIVTMEMEGSGPVDGIFMWWDLEMDPNAEIILSCAPNWAHPTPRNMQWRDHWMQAIYYPYTHLTVARGEMVKVICKHDEYSLWFDVAKDKENCPEDRPICTCGAHITYSRSRLGMLSDPDRRQTFLQIIKKNIKQDSNVLCISNGSLLPLMVAAGQGTGLVYALETHPMCARVMRDFIAHNNLQDRVTLIDKQVEDVTEADITDKVDVVLGEPIFQTAQLPWDNICFWYLARALDPYLAPRAAILPGNMRLYAVPVEYEHLWKIRADVGICEGFNLQQFDNIIQLNSESVDETVEPHPLWEYPCTASGPGAMLLNVDMTRALADAQDVEETVALSLLRSEPCNGVALWAEFDFGDGHVISTGPREPIRTGHKITWDYYTRQGVHLLYNSRRINCLQSGDDNCHITVSVKFVPQKGDISFKFSPSWS